A genomic region of Miscanthus floridulus cultivar M001 chromosome 3, ASM1932011v1, whole genome shotgun sequence contains the following coding sequences:
- the LOC136544500 gene encoding small ubiquitin-related modifier 1-like, whose translation MMRSGARGGDVEEEEDRKPVIKPGVHVTLLKVQDTEGRTVERTVRRTQKLQVVMDAYYASVPDVTYGTGRFLYDGGRLSGGQTPAELEMEEGDEIDFFTELLGWRRTCWCWC comes from the coding sequence ATGATGCGATCGGGAGCGCGCGGCGGcgacgtggaggaggaggaggaccggaaGCCGGTGATCAAGCCGGGCGTGCACGTGACGCTGCTCAAGGTGCAGGACACGGAGGGGCGCACGGTGGAGCGCACCGTGCGGAGGACGCAGAAGCTGCAGGTGGTCATGGACGCCTACTACGCCAGCGTGCCGGACGTCACTTACGGCACGGGCAGGTTCCTGTACGACGGCGGGCGGCTGAGCGGGGGGCAGACGCCCGCGGAGCTCGAGATGGAGGAAGGGGACGAGATCGACTTCTTCACCGAGCTGTTGGGTTGGCGGCGgacgtgctggtgctggtgctga